GACCTGCGCCTCCCGCTCGGCCCGGCCGCGCCGGCCGCGCAGCTGCGGCTCGTGGGTGACGAGCGGTTCGGCGACGATGTCGACCACGCGCAGCCGCGGATTCATGCTGGAGAAGGGATCCTGCAGCACCACCTGCAGATCGCGGCGCAGCGCGCGCAGCTCAGCGGCCGGCAACCGGAACACATCCCGGCCACCGACCTCGACGCGGCCCGACGTCGGCGGCAGCAGGCCGAGCATCATCCGGGCCAGCGTGGTCTTGCCCGAGCCGGACTCGCCGACCACCGCGAGCGTCTCACCGGACCGGAGCTCGAGCGAAACGTTGTCTACAGCAACGACTGGGGCGCGGCCGCGGACGTCGTACTCCTTGCACAGCTGGGAAGTGCTGAGCAGCACCCGTTGGTCGGTCATGCCGGGGTCTCCTCGCGCAGTCGGGGTGTCGCGGCCAGCAGCTGCTGGGTGTAGGGATGCTGCGGGTCGGTCAGGATCGACAGCACGTCGCCGCTCTCGACGACCTCGCCGGCTCGCATCACCAGCACGTCGTCGGCCATGGTGGCGACCACGCCGAGGTCGTGAGTGATCAGCAGCAGGGCCATCTGCCGTTCCTGCTGCAGATCGGCCAGTACGTCGAGGATCTGCGCCTGGACGGTGACGTCCAGCGCGGTGGTCGGTTCGTCGGCGATCAGCAGCCGCGGGCCGGCCACCAGGGCCATCGCGATCATCGCGCGCTGCCGCAGACCGCCGGACAGCTGGTGCGGGTACTGCGCGGCGCGGCGTTCGGGGTCGTCGATGCCTGCGGAGGTCAGGGCCGCGAGGACCTCGTCGCGGTACCGCGACGCGCGTCCGCCACGGTGGCGGCACAGGACCTCGGCGACCTGCGCGCCGATGCGGCGTACGGGGTTGAGGCTGGACATCGGGTCCTGGAAGACCATCGCGATCTGGTCGCCGCGGATCGTGCGCAGGTCCGGTTCGGGCAGGCGGAGCAGATCGTGGCCGTCGTACAGGATCTTGCCGGTCGGGTACGTCGCGGGCGGCTCGGGGTTGAGCCGCAGTACGCCGCAGGCCGTGGCCGACTTGCCGCTGCCGGACTCGCCGACGATCGCCAGCGTCCGGCCGGCCCGCAGCTCGAAGGAGATGCCGCG
The Kribbella italica DNA segment above includes these coding regions:
- a CDS encoding ATP-binding cassette domain-containing protein, whose translation is MSAPILTVDDLRVDFTLPGQTVHAVRGISFELRAGRTLAIVGESGSGKSATACGVLRLNPEPPATYPTGKILYDGHDLLRLPEPDLRTIRGDQIAMVFQDPMSSLNPVRRIGAQVAEVLCRHRGGRASRYRDEVLAALTSAGIDDPERRAAQYPHQLSGGLRQRAMIAMALVAGPRLLIADEPTTALDVTVQAQILDVLADLQQERQMALLLITHDLGVVATMADDVLVMRAGEVVESGDVLSILTDPQHPYTQQLLAATPRLREETPA